The Parabacteroides sp. AD58 genome includes a window with the following:
- a CDS encoding NADH:flavin oxidoreductase, which translates to MTSILFTPGKIGPLTVRNRTIRSAAFESMCPGNVPSQELLDYHHSVAAGGVGMTTVAYAAVTRSGLSFDRQLWMRPEIVPGLRKVTDAIHKEGAAASIQLGHCGNMSHKNICGETPVGASTGFNLYSPTFVRGLRKDELPAMAKEFGNAVCLARESGFDAVEIHAGHGYLISQFLSPYTNHRKDEFGGTLENRMRFMDMVMEEVMKAAGNDLAVLVKMNMRDGFKGGMELDETLQVARRLKEDGAHALVLSGGFVSKAPMYVMRGAMPIKTMTHYMDCWWLKWGVRMVGKWMIPTVPFKEAYFLDDALLFQREVPGIPLVYVGGLVSRKKIEEVLSLGFPFVQMGRALLNTPDLVNRMKAEEDYCCDCGHSNFCIARMYTLDMACHKHLKEKIPASLQKEIERLEEEARS; encoded by the coding sequence ATGACTTCGATATTATTTACACCCGGAAAGATAGGGCCGCTGACCGTGCGTAACCGGACGATTCGTTCGGCAGCGTTTGAAAGTATGTGTCCGGGAAATGTTCCTTCCCAGGAATTATTGGATTATCATCATTCGGTGGCAGCCGGTGGTGTTGGGATGACAACGGTGGCTTATGCTGCAGTGACACGCAGTGGTTTGTCTTTCGATCGCCAGTTATGGATGCGTCCGGAGATTGTTCCTGGTTTGAGAAAGGTAACGGATGCTATACACAAAGAAGGTGCGGCTGCCAGTATTCAGTTAGGGCATTGCGGAAATATGTCACATAAAAATATCTGTGGAGAAACACCGGTTGGTGCTTCTACCGGATTCAATTTATATTCCCCGACTTTTGTTCGTGGCTTGCGGAAAGACGAACTTCCTGCAATGGCGAAGGAATTCGGTAATGCAGTGTGTCTGGCACGCGAGAGTGGCTTTGATGCTGTCGAAATTCATGCCGGACATGGATATCTGATCAGTCAGTTTCTGTCGCCTTATACCAATCATCGGAAAGATGAGTTTGGCGGTACATTGGAAAACCGGATGCGTTTTATGGATATGGTAATGGAAGAGGTAATGAAGGCTGCCGGTAATGATCTGGCTGTCTTGGTAAAGATGAATATGCGCGACGGTTTCAAAGGTGGTATGGAACTGGATGAAACTTTACAGGTAGCTCGCCGACTGAAAGAAGATGGTGCTCATGCGTTGGTATTAAGCGGTGGATTCGTAAGTAAGGCACCTATGTATGTTATGCGTGGAGCGATGCCGATCAAGACGATGACACATTATATGGATTGCTGGTGGCTGAAATGGGGCGTCCGAATGGTTGGTAAATGGATGATTCCGACTGTTCCTTTCAAGGAAGCATATTTCTTGGATGATGCTTTACTATTTCAGCGGGAAGTCCCGGGTATTCCTTTAGTCTATGTCGGTGGTCTGGTATCTCGGAAGAAGATAGAAGAGGTCCTGTCGTTAGGTTTCCCATTTGTGCAAATGGGTCGTGCCTTACTGAATACACCTGATTTGGTCAATCGTATGAAAGCGGAAGAAGATTATTGTTGTGATTGTGGTCATAGCAACTTCTGTATAGCTCGTATGTACACATTGGATATGGCTTGTCATAAGCATCTGAAGGAGAAAATCCCAGCTAGCCTGCAAAAAGAAATCGAACGCTTGGAGGAGGAAGCCCGATCATGA
- a CDS encoding SDR family NAD(P)-dependent oxidoreductase: protein MKGRAVITGADGGMGSEITKAVAKAGYEVIMLCSSLDAGTIRRNQIARETGNQEIQVRQVDLSIMSSVMAVADGLLADGKPIALLMNNAGTMCTHFQQTPDGLEYTVAVNYVAPYLLSRKLLPLMQAGSRVVCMVSCTYAIGQITPEFFTRGKKGNFWRIPIYSNTKLALWLFVRKLALEVASRGIWVGASDPGIVSTNIIRMDMWFDPLTDIFFRPFIRTPKQGAATAVHLLLDELPMSETGQMYASCKQRRLKPIYLNHPQMDSLWNDTAAYLEKHSGIQF from the coding sequence ATGAAAGGTCGTGCCGTCATTACAGGTGCCGATGGAGGTATGGGCTCTGAAATTACGAAGGCTGTTGCCAAGGCGGGTTATGAAGTCATTATGCTTTGTTCAAGTCTGGATGCCGGAACAATCCGCCGGAATCAGATAGCACGGGAGACCGGTAACCAGGAAATACAGGTCCGACAAGTGGATTTATCGATCATGAGTTCAGTCATGGCCGTTGCAGATGGCTTACTGGCTGATGGAAAACCGATAGCTTTGCTGATGAATAATGCCGGGACCATGTGCACACATTTTCAGCAAACACCCGACGGACTGGAATATACAGTGGCGGTAAATTATGTGGCCCCTTATCTTTTGTCTCGTAAGTTATTACCCTTGATGCAGGCTGGTTCCCGGGTCGTCTGCATGGTCTCTTGTACGTATGCCATCGGTCAGATTACGCCTGAGTTTTTCACTCGTGGAAAGAAAGGAAATTTCTGGCGCATTCCGATTTATAGCAATACGAAATTAGCTCTTTGGCTTTTTGTGCGTAAGCTGGCTTTGGAGGTGGCGTCGCGCGGTATTTGGGTAGGAGCTTCCGATCCGGGTATAGTTTCGACGAATATTATCCGGATGGATATGTGGTTTGATCCGTTGACAGATATCTTCTTCCGCCCGTTTATCCGCACACCGAAGCAAGGAGCGGCTACGGCTGTTCATTTGTTGTTAGATGAGCTTCCCATGTCGGAGACCGGACAAATGTATGCATCCTGCAAGCAACGTCGTTTGAAACCGATTTATTTGAATCATCCGCAAATGGATTCTCTGTGGAACGATACGGCTGCTTATCTGGAAAAGCATTCAGGCATCCAATTCTGA
- a CDS encoding L-serine ammonia-lyase, with protein MDSIRHIFRIGHGPSSSHTMGPMRAAEMFLKKNPSAARFEVTLYGSLAATGKGHMTDAAILGVLSPVTTTEIIWKPKEFLAFHPNGMLFEAFDAEGKKTDSWTIFSIGGGALANETYNENTTTEVYSMNCIRDIQAWCEKTGYSYWEYVEQCEGNTIWDYLGEVWEVMQEAVHRGLEAEGILPGGLGIRRKASDYMIRARGYGSSIKSRGLVYAYALAVSEENACGGKIVTAPTCGSCGVMPAVLYHLKETREFRDSRILRALATAGLFGNVVKTNASISGAEVGCQGEVGVACAMAAAAASQLFGGTPAQIEYAAEMGLEHHLGLTCDPVCGLVQIPCIERNAFAAARALDANTFSNFSDGKHRVSFDQVVEVMRQTGKDLPSLYKETAEGGLAVKYDAHQ; from the coding sequence ATGGATTCAATTAGACATATATTCCGTATCGGTCATGGACCGTCAAGTAGTCATACAATGGGACCGATGCGGGCCGCTGAAATGTTCTTAAAGAAAAATCCTTCGGCAGCACGTTTTGAGGTAACCTTGTATGGCAGTTTAGCAGCAACAGGAAAAGGGCACATGACGGATGCGGCCATTTTGGGTGTGCTTTCGCCTGTCACAACTACAGAAATTATCTGGAAACCTAAGGAATTCTTGGCTTTTCATCCAAATGGTATGCTGTTTGAAGCTTTTGATGCGGAAGGAAAGAAGACAGATTCGTGGACAATATTCAGTATTGGCGGCGGTGCTTTGGCCAACGAGACATATAATGAGAATACAACGACCGAAGTGTATTCGATGAATTGTATCCGTGATATCCAAGCGTGGTGCGAGAAAACCGGATATTCGTATTGGGAATATGTTGAGCAATGCGAAGGAAATACAATTTGGGATTATTTGGGTGAAGTATGGGAAGTCATGCAGGAAGCTGTACATCGAGGACTGGAAGCTGAGGGCATTTTACCTGGAGGTCTTGGTATTCGTCGTAAAGCTTCTGACTATATGATCCGTGCTCGTGGATATGGTAGCAGTATCAAGAGTCGCGGTTTGGTTTATGCCTATGCTTTAGCTGTATCAGAAGAAAATGCCTGTGGCGGTAAGATTGTAACAGCTCCAACGTGCGGCTCGTGTGGTGTGATGCCGGCTGTATTATATCATCTGAAAGAAACACGAGAATTCCGTGATTCTCGTATTCTGCGTGCCTTGGCAACAGCCGGCTTGTTTGGCAATGTGGTGAAGACGAATGCTTCTATTTCCGGGGCTGAAGTCGGATGTCAAGGAGAAGTGGGTGTGGCTTGTGCTATGGCTGCTGCAGCAGCCAGTCAGTTGTTTGGTGGAACTCCTGCTCAGATTGAATATGCTGCTGAAATGGGTTTGGAACATCACTTAGGGTTGACTTGTGATCCGGTCTGTGGATTGGTACAGATTCCATGCATTGAAAGGAACGCATTTGCTGCTGCACGTGCATTGGATGCTAATACATTCTCAAACTTCTCTGACGGAAAGCACCGGGTCAGTTTTGATCAGGTAGTAGAAGTGATGCGGCAGACAGGAAAAGATTTGCCAAGTTTGTATAAAGAAACGGCTGAAGGTGGTTTGGCTGTTAAATATGATGCTCATCAATAA
- a CDS encoding glycoside hydrolase family 43 protein: protein MNKLILKTSVLSLSALLLVACGQTKKEQPAEEAVAKSGNPVFEGWYADPEGIVYGDTYWIYPTYSDQYELQTHFDCFSSKDLVNWTKHESILDTTEVKWAKRAMWAPAVISKDGKYYLFFGANDVHEGEVGGIGVAVADRPEGPYKDLLGKPLINEIINGAQPIDQFVFQDNGTYYMYYGGWRHCNLVKLKDDFTGLEPFEDGEMYKEVTPEGYVEGPFMFKKDGKYYFMWSEGGWTGPDYSVAYAIADSPFGPFKRIGKILQQDPEVGTGAGHHSVIQVPGTDEYYIVYHRHPLGDDNGNHRVTCIDRMTFDEQGHINPVKITFEGVEARPIR, encoded by the coding sequence ATGAATAAATTAATTCTGAAGACCTCTGTTTTATCTCTGTCGGCTCTTTTGCTGGTCGCTTGCGGACAGACGAAGAAGGAGCAACCGGCTGAGGAAGCCGTAGCAAAGAGTGGAAATCCGGTGTTTGAAGGCTGGTATGCTGATCCGGAAGGAATCGTTTATGGTGATACTTACTGGATTTACCCGACGTATAGCGACCAGTATGAGTTGCAGACGCATTTCGATTGTTTCTCTTCCAAAGACTTGGTTAATTGGACCAAGCACGAATCTATTCTTGATACGACGGAAGTAAAGTGGGCCAAACGGGCCATGTGGGCGCCGGCAGTCATCAGCAAAGACGGGAAATATTATCTCTTCTTTGGAGCTAATGATGTACACGAAGGCGAAGTGGGCGGTATTGGTGTAGCTGTGGCTGACCGTCCGGAAGGACCTTATAAGGATTTGTTGGGTAAACCGCTGATCAATGAGATCATTAATGGAGCACAGCCTATCGACCAGTTTGTCTTCCAGGACAACGGAACTTACTATATGTATTATGGTGGCTGGCGTCATTGCAACCTGGTGAAGCTGAAGGATGACTTTACCGGTCTGGAGCCTTTCGAGGATGGAGAAATGTATAAGGAAGTAACGCCCGAAGGCTATGTGGAAGGCCCGTTCATGTTCAAGAAAGATGGAAAGTACTACTTCATGTGGAGCGAAGGAGGCTGGACTGGTCCGGATTATTCAGTAGCGTATGCCATTGCCGATTCTCCGTTCGGACCATTCAAGCGCATTGGTAAAATCCTGCAGCAAGATCCGGAAGTTGGTACCGGAGCCGGCCATCATTCAGTCATTCAGGTGCCGGGAACGGATGAGTATTATATTGTTTATCACCGTCACCCGCTGGGAGATGATAATGGCAACCATCGCGTAACGTGCATCGACCGGATGACATTCGACGAGCAAGGACACATCAATCCGGTGAAGATAACCTTTGAAGGCGTTGAAGCACGCCCGATCCGTTAA
- a CDS encoding cob(I)yrinic acid a,c-diamide adenosyltransferase yields MVRIYTRGGDKGKTGIHGGERVDKDDIRIEANGTLDELNALLGIVRTFLPSDHEWQALLGHIQREMMVVMSHVATPSALRMKNPNPLPEGLAAYCEEQIDRLTAQMQETSYFVLPGGTPVAAHLQWARTVARRAERRLWTLNRQDEVPTCLLQFINRLSDLLFVMARYEMFSQGEAEERWKDFLYKRRK; encoded by the coding sequence ATGGTGAGGATTTATACACGAGGTGGTGATAAAGGGAAGACCGGTATTCATGGTGGCGAACGGGTAGATAAGGATGATATCCGGATTGAAGCGAACGGCACGCTGGATGAATTGAATGCCTTGTTGGGAATTGTTCGGACTTTCCTCCCTTCTGATCATGAATGGCAGGCGCTGCTGGGGCATATCCAGCGGGAAATGATGGTGGTTATGTCTCATGTTGCAACGCCTTCTGCCTTGCGTATGAAGAATCCAAATCCACTTCCGGAAGGTTTGGCTGCTTATTGTGAGGAACAGATTGACCGTCTGACAGCCCAGATGCAGGAAACTTCGTACTTCGTCCTGCCGGGAGGAACGCCCGTAGCCGCCCATTTGCAGTGGGCACGTACGGTGGCCCGTCGCGCCGAACGCCGTCTCTGGACGCTGAACAGGCAAGACGAAGTGCCGACTTGTCTGTTGCAATTCATCAACCGCCTGTCCGATCTGCTGTTTGTGATGGCGCGCTATGAAATGTTCAGTCAGGGAGAAGCCGAAGAAAGATGGAAAGACTTTCTTTACAAAAGACGTAAATAA
- a CDS encoding aminotransferase class I/II-fold pyridoxal phosphate-dependent enzyme encodes MKNTPIDFKIAQEVIDSYHLPDFGKATIREVVAISNELEQRTGKEFIHMEMGVPGLKPAQVGVDAEIKALQDGIASIYPNINGLPALKEQASRFIKAFINVDISPEGCVPVTGSMQGSYASFLVCGQCTPGKDTILFIDPGFPVQKQQITVMGYRYESFDVYDFRGEKLRDVLESYLSKGNIAALIYSNPNNPAWFCLTDDELKIIAEMANKYDVIVIEDLAYFAMDFRKNLGTPFQPPYQSTIAHYTDNYIMQISGSKAFSYAGQRIGITAISDKLYHREYPGLTQRYGGGTFGTVYIHRVLYALSSGTSHSAQYALAAMFKAAADGTFDFVSEIKEYGRRAARIKKIFIKHGFKIVYDHDLDQPIADGFYFTIAYPGMTGSELMKELIYYGVSAISLGTTGSRQEGLRACVSFIKDHQYELLDERLKIFEENHPLPGKK; translated from the coding sequence ATGAAAAACACTCCGATAGATTTTAAGATAGCGCAGGAAGTAATAGACAGCTATCACTTGCCTGATTTTGGCAAAGCGACGATCCGTGAGGTTGTGGCTATTTCGAATGAGCTGGAACAACGCACGGGAAAAGAATTTATCCACATGGAAATGGGTGTGCCTGGTCTGAAGCCGGCACAAGTAGGCGTGGATGCAGAAATTAAGGCATTGCAAGACGGCATAGCCTCTATTTATCCCAATATCAATGGCCTTCCCGCATTGAAAGAACAGGCTTCACGTTTTATCAAGGCTTTCATCAATGTAGATATTTCGCCGGAAGGATGTGTGCCGGTGACCGGCTCGATGCAGGGTTCGTATGCTTCGTTTCTGGTATGCGGACAATGTACACCCGGAAAAGACACCATTCTGTTCATCGACCCGGGTTTCCCGGTGCAGAAACAGCAGATTACCGTGATGGGATATCGTTACGAATCGTTCGACGTGTATGACTTCCGCGGTGAGAAGCTTCGGGACGTCTTGGAATCGTACTTGAGCAAAGGGAACATCGCTGCCCTGATTTATTCGAACCCGAACAATCCGGCTTGGTTCTGCCTGACGGACGACGAGCTGAAGATCATCGCTGAGATGGCCAATAAGTATGACGTTATCGTCATAGAAGATCTGGCTTATTTTGCTATGGATTTCCGCAAGAACTTAGGTACGCCGTTCCAACCGCCATATCAGTCGACAATCGCCCATTATACGGATAATTACATCATGCAGATTTCGGGCTCGAAGGCCTTCAGCTATGCCGGGCAGCGCATCGGAATAACGGCTATTTCAGACAAGCTCTATCATCGGGAATATCCAGGCTTGACGCAGCGTTATGGCGGTGGCACATTCGGGACGGTCTATATTCACCGGGTTTTGTATGCCCTTTCTTCCGGCACCAGCCATTCAGCCCAGTATGCCTTGGCGGCGATGTTCAAGGCAGCAGCCGACGGTACCTTCGATTTCGTCTCTGAGATCAAGGAATACGGTCGTCGGGCAGCCCGCATCAAGAAGATATTCATTAAGCACGGCTTTAAAATCGTTTATGACCATGACCTAGACCAGCCGATAGCCGACGGCTTTTACTTTACCATTGCTTATCCGGGTATGACCGGTTCGGAATTGATGAAGGAATTAATATATTATGGAGTCAGTGCCATTTCGCTCGGCACGACCGGCAGCCGGCAGGAAGGTTTGCGGGCTTGCGTCTCTTTCATCAAGGATCACCAGTATGAATTACTGGATGAACGCCTGAAGATCTTCGAAGAGAATCATCCGCTGCCGGGAAAGAAATAA
- a CDS encoding IS1182 family transposase — translation MTKIHFRPYTPNQTVLFPQRIDEDIAENDPVRMVDALVESLNLEGFRKLYKEYGRSPYHPKMMLKVILYAYMNNIYSCRKIEKHLRRDIHYIWLAGYEKPDFITINRFRNRVKKEINEVFTQTVLLLSSKGFISLNVEYIDGTKIESKANKYTFVWRKSVERNRERLMKKISVLLSQIDDVIAQEKASENNEEIEFSPSMLTEMAGELRNALEQASEPSTKEQKSALRKKRRQLKELEAHRDKLQEYNNHLDNLQDRNSYSKTDKEATFMRMKEDAMRNGQTKPGYNLQIATENQFIIDYSLFPNPTDTLTMIPFLKSFADRYGQLAHTVVADSGYGSEENYHFMSENGMEAYVKYNYFHMEQRPRFKPNPFKAENFFYNEEQDYCVCPMGQKMQRAGTRHTKTESGYVVEYARYRAVRCEGCPLRCLCFKAKGNRTIELNHRLWIYKQKARELLCSEEGLKHRGQRCIEPEAVFGQIKFNMNYKRFRHFGKDKVLMDFSFLAIAFNIKKMCTKMNKEGINWPIKHLYGLITAHLSYWEQNNRDYLQNIAA, via the coding sequence ATGACAAAGATACATTTTCGTCCATACACTCCCAACCAAACGGTACTTTTTCCGCAAAGAATCGATGAAGATATTGCAGAAAACGATCCTGTACGCATGGTTGACGCTTTGGTTGAAAGCCTGAATCTTGAAGGTTTCAGGAAGTTATACAAAGAATACGGCCGTAGTCCTTACCATCCCAAGATGATGCTAAAGGTTATCTTGTATGCCTATATGAACAATATATACTCCTGCCGGAAAATAGAAAAGCATCTTCGTCGTGATATCCATTACATATGGTTAGCCGGTTATGAGAAACCGGACTTCATTACTATCAACCGTTTCCGTAACCGGGTGAAGAAGGAAATTAACGAAGTGTTTACCCAAACCGTACTTCTGCTTTCATCCAAAGGTTTCATCAGTCTGAATGTGGAATATATTGACGGAACAAAGATTGAGTCCAAGGCCAACAAATATACTTTTGTATGGCGGAAGAGCGTTGAGCGAAACCGTGAACGACTGATGAAGAAAATCAGTGTTTTGTTAAGCCAAATAGATGACGTCATCGCTCAGGAAAAAGCTTCGGAAAACAACGAGGAAATTGAGTTTTCCCCTTCCATGCTGACAGAAATGGCAGGAGAATTACGCAATGCCCTTGAACAGGCTTCAGAACCATCCACGAAAGAGCAGAAATCTGCACTGAGAAAGAAACGCAGGCAGCTGAAAGAACTGGAAGCACATAGAGATAAGCTTCAGGAATACAATAACCATCTGGACAATCTTCAGGACCGCAACTCTTATTCCAAGACAGACAAAGAGGCCACCTTTATGAGAATGAAGGAGGATGCCATGCGCAACGGTCAGACAAAACCCGGATATAATCTTCAGATTGCTACGGAAAATCAATTCATTATCGATTATTCTCTTTTCCCGAATCCGACTGACACCTTGACGATGATTCCCTTCCTGAAGTCCTTTGCCGACAGATACGGCCAGTTGGCTCATACGGTGGTTGCTGATTCCGGTTACGGATCAGAAGAGAATTACCACTTTATGTCGGAAAACGGGATGGAAGCATACGTCAAATACAATTATTTCCACATGGAGCAGCGGCCAAGATTTAAACCGAATCCTTTTAAAGCCGAAAACTTTTTCTACAATGAAGAACAGGATTACTGTGTCTGTCCAATGGGACAAAAGATGCAGAGGGCAGGCACCAGGCATACGAAAACCGAATCCGGATATGTAGTCGAATATGCCAGGTATAGGGCTGTCAGATGCGAAGGATGTCCGTTAAGATGTCTGTGTTTTAAAGCTAAAGGAAACAGGACGATAGAACTGAATCACCGACTCTGGATATACAAACAGAAAGCCCGGGAACTTCTCTGTTCCGAAGAAGGGCTGAAACACAGAGGGCAAAGGTGCATAGAACCGGAAGCTGTATTTGGACAGATAAAATTCAACATGAACTACAAGCGCTTCCGTCATTTTGGAAAGGACAAGGTTCTCATGGACTTTTCCTTCCTGGCCATCGCCTTCAATATAAAAAAGATGTGTACCAAGATGAATAAAGAGGGTATAAATTGGCCAATTAAACACCTTTACGGCCTTATTACCGCTCATTTAAGCTATTGGGAACAAAATAATCGAGATTATCTTCAGAATATCGCTGCCTGA
- a CDS encoding NAD(+) synthase, with amino-acid sequence MNHGFVKVAAAVPNVQVADCFYNITQIEKLMRKAADKGVQIMAFPELSVTGYTCLDLFQQDLLLNSAETALLQLAENTADLPLLAFVGAPLRTDNKLINAAIAIQEGKILGVVPKTYLPNYKEFQEKRWFTSSNDLDNDFIEIGDRFYPLQKQMIIIADEVAVGVEICEDLWMPVPPSSELAMLGANIIVNLSASNELIGKHAYRKQLVAQQSARCVCGYVYASSGFGESTTDLVFSGSALIAENGVILAESKRFSLDEQLIISDIDVEYLYHDRLVSTAFSEGSLSKDTDRGFELEFILPEYRKEAANKLSRTVDPHPFTPEGLALRERCEEIFQMQTSGLAKRIVHTHAKTAVVGISGGLDSTLALLVTVMTFDLLQIPRNRIIGITMPGFGTTGRTYRNAVNLIHSLGVTFREISIKEACMQHFQDIHHDASVHDVTYENGQARERTQILMDVANKENGLVIGTGDLSELALGWATYNGDHMSMYGVNASIPKTLVKYLVEWVAHNRVDEDSKETLLDILDTPISPELIPADEQGNIQQKTEDLVGPYELHDFFLYHFIRFGATPAKIYYLAQQAFRGAYSDETIKKWLYTFFRRFFQQQFKRSCLPDGPKVGSISLSPRGDWRMPSDAAATLWLKEIEKL; translated from the coding sequence ATGAATCATGGATTTGTAAAGGTAGCAGCAGCCGTTCCGAATGTGCAGGTGGCTGATTGCTTCTATAATATTACACAAATAGAGAAGTTGATGCGCAAAGCAGCCGACAAAGGCGTCCAGATCATGGCATTCCCCGAATTATCAGTCACGGGCTACACGTGTCTGGACCTGTTTCAGCAGGACTTGCTGCTCAACAGCGCCGAAACAGCCTTGCTTCAATTAGCAGAAAACACGGCCGATCTGCCGCTGTTGGCATTCGTCGGAGCGCCTTTGCGTACAGACAACAAACTGATTAATGCGGCTATTGCCATTCAGGAAGGCAAAATCCTTGGCGTGGTACCGAAGACTTACTTGCCCAACTACAAAGAATTCCAGGAAAAAAGATGGTTTACGTCATCAAACGACTTGGATAATGACTTCATTGAGATTGGCGACCGGTTCTATCCGCTTCAGAAGCAGATGATCATCATCGCCGATGAAGTAGCCGTGGGTGTAGAAATCTGCGAAGACTTGTGGATGCCTGTTCCTCCGAGCTCTGAACTGGCCATGTTGGGCGCCAATATCATCGTCAATCTTTCGGCCAGCAATGAGCTGATCGGCAAACATGCATATCGCAAACAGCTGGTTGCCCAGCAGTCTGCCCGCTGCGTTTGTGGATATGTATATGCTTCCAGCGGTTTCGGCGAATCGACCACCGATCTGGTTTTCTCTGGCAGTGCCTTAATAGCCGAAAATGGTGTCATCTTAGCCGAATCCAAACGCTTCTCATTGGATGAACAACTGATCATATCAGATATCGATGTCGAATATCTGTACCACGACCGCCTTGTTTCAACGGCTTTCTCGGAAGGCAGCTTGTCGAAAGACACAGACCGCGGATTTGAACTGGAGTTCATCCTGCCGGAATACCGGAAAGAAGCAGCCAACAAGTTGTCAAGGACTGTCGATCCGCATCCTTTCACGCCCGAAGGACTGGCTTTGCGCGAACGCTGCGAAGAAATATTCCAGATGCAGACGTCCGGACTGGCGAAACGAATCGTACATACGCATGCCAAAACGGCTGTTGTCGGCATTTCCGGCGGCCTCGATTCTACTTTGGCTCTTTTGGTCACTGTCATGACATTCGACTTGCTCCAGATTCCGCGGAACCGCATCATCGGAATCACTATGCCCGGATTCGGCACGACGGGCAGAACCTATCGGAATGCCGTCAATCTGATTCATTCACTGGGCGTCACCTTCCGCGAAATATCCATCAAAGAAGCCTGTATGCAGCACTTTCAGGATATTCATCACGATGCCAGCGTGCACGATGTCACGTATGAGAACGGCCAAGCCCGCGAGCGTACACAGATTCTGATGGACGTGGCGAACAAGGAAAACGGCTTGGTGATCGGTACGGGCGATTTATCCGAACTGGCCTTGGGCTGGGCAACTTATAACGGCGACCACATGTCGATGTACGGCGTTAATGCCAGCATCCCGAAAACACTGGTGAAATACCTCGTGGAATGGGTGGCGCATAACCGGGTAGACGAGGATTCCAAAGAGACATTGCTTGATATCCTGGATACGCCCATCAGCCCGGAACTGATTCCGGCGGACGAACAGGGAAACATCCAGCAGAAAACAGAAGACCTGGTCGGTCCTTATGAGCTGCATGATTTCTTCCTCTACCACTTCATCCGCTTCGGAGCAACACCGGCCAAGATCTATTATCTGGCCCAGCAGGCTTTCCGCGGAGCTTATTCCGACGAAACTATCAAGAAATGGCTGTACACCTTCTTCCGCCGTTTCTTCCAGCAGCAGTTCAAGCGCAGCTGCCTGCCCGACGGTCCGAAAGTAGGAAGCATCAGCCTCTCGCCACGCGGCGACTGGCGCATGCCGAGTGATGCAGCCGCAACACTCTGGCTCAAGGAAATAGAGAAACTGTAA